The Procambarus clarkii isolate CNS0578487 unplaced genomic scaffold, FALCON_Pclarkii_2.0 HiC_scaffold_125, whole genome shotgun sequence sequence accacactactcaccatcactaccacactattcactatcatcatcactacctcactactcaccatcatcactaccacactactcactatcatcatttctcaccatcatcatcactacctcactactcactatcatcatcactaccacactactcactatcatcatcactaccacactactcattatcTTCAtctctaccacactattcactatcattatcactaccacactacacaccatcatcatcactactcaccatcatcatcactacctcactatcataatcactaccacactactcaccatcatcatcactaccacactattcactatcatcatcactatctcactactcaccatcatcatcactaccacactactactcacaatcatcacttctatcacttctcaccatcatcataactactcactatcatcatcactaccacactactcaccatcatcactaccacactattcactatcacactactcaccatcattatcactacctcactactcaccatcatcatcactacatcactaccacactactcaccatcagcatcactatcacactattcactatcatcatcattacctcactactcaccatcatcatcactacctcactatcataatcactaccacactactcaccatcatcattactacctcactattcactatcatcatcaccacctcactactcttaaccatcatcactacctcaccatcatcgtcactacctcaatatcatcactacctcaccatcatcatcactacctcactactcaccatcactaccacaatactcaccatcaacatcactaccacactacttagcaacaccatcactacctcactactcgccatcatcactaccacactactcactatcatcacttctatcacttctcaccatcaccatcactacctcactactcaccatcatcatcactacctcactactcactatcatcatcactacctcactactcactatcatcatcactaccacactactcaccatcatcatcactaccaaaaTACTcatctgttacgaacccggatccaacatccgagcctggagcagtgacaaacacgccatctgtgggtcagctcccgaaacccccgccaaacgaacgacgacacctagtgaggacagcgtgtactggcctcgaggaccagtttccagtctggttcagcgctcaacaacgccgctcctgacctctggtgaggtggtgctccgacgacagcgccatctatggactggatacgtcagtgttagtatctgagcctgtgagtgtggtgtattagtgtcccagttattgatgacgtgtctgcttacagagccgacctgggaccactgtgttgaaggtgaagtcagtctacccgaggcagccagtctccatactgtgaagtttgctgcagctgtcgtgacgtcgtccccccggaagaacactgtggtgtgttaagcctgccagtggagtggcagtggaaggatttacccgggaccgacggttggagacgataatccactggggtattgaggacaggagggtgattggtgatatcacacgagactcctgtcgagggcgtaccccttttatcgttcgtggagtggccgtaccagccttggtggctcagtacctgccagcagacctgctggacgtgtggttgacggcctccacgacggtgcccccagtggacctgtgttgtggctgacctgtggccagggtagactcggcgttctcagaggacacgtcttgaggccacgaagaaagcaccgcggactcagcacctagcttcaaggatccatagtctccagcagaagactacagtgttgatcccctttgtaaagtgttaatacccctcccccttgtgtacgttttatttctatatatttaaatggtgatggtgaaaattatattatattaagttcttacctttctttccctactccctttaagttacttgcgtcacggatcgcatcccttgatagcctctactggcttggggccggatatatatcttcctctaactacatcagagtaagaaccccgttgcgtcccgagagggccgtaacataattggcatccccagcgggatccgtccccttgttaagtatgtttgacaggggtggtgaagtggcgtaatccctgtaaataattccccctgtgtgacgattgtgacgttatacgtcctgtgcggtgctcagagtgactaagtgcgatattgtgcagtgcggtgctcgctgtgattaagcgattaagtgcaatattaactagtgcggtgctcagtgatttagtgcaatattgtagagcgaagtgttcgcttggactcagtgcaatattgggtagtgcggtgcccggagtgattacgtgcaatattggcaagtgcagtgtttggtgcaatattggcgtagaacagtgctcggtgtgttaagtgctaacgtgtaagcagtgtggtaagtgcaaagtgttccatctgtgacaatggcagacaaagctaccatcgatgatctggacgatgttcaggcttttctgaacagagtggactgtcttgccagattaaagtatctgagcaaaccggaacttgtactagtgagcgcctacctggagataaagatccgtgccagtgattcccgtgtggagatcttgtccaaggttcaccggcacctgaaggcagaagagaaacaggaaggcgagactcctagtacaagggaaggtgaggaaaaagcttccacagaaaaggaagataagggcagtgacattgacagtgatgcaggtgagctgaatataagcttgctaactgtcaaaatgcgtgccttggaaattaatcgagaaatagagtggaagaaattagaaatggaaagagaaagacaagataaagaattggcgatgaggcgtttagaattagaacgagaaagagagagagaagaacgagaaagagaaagagaagaacgagaaagagagagagaagagagagagaagaacgaaagagagagagaagaaagagaaagagagagagaagaacgagaaagagaagaaaaagaaagacagagacaacatgaactagaagtattacgactaggcgctggacagagacaaactggagtaagcggtttcgatccggtaaggaatatcaaaatggtccccaaattcaacgagagagaagtttcgaagttcttcgcagccttcgagaaagtcgctgcctctttggagtggccaagggagaattgggccatcatgatacagtcagttttgactgggaaggcccaaatcgcctactcgacgttatcccttgacgactccggcgattacgatatggtgaagaaagtggtgctcatggcgtaccaattggtacctgaggcgtacaggcagaaatttagaaacctgaagaagacctcagagcacacttttaccgaattcgccacgatcaaggagcgacttttccaggaatggtgtgcctctcggaaggtggagaccaaggaagacctcgagcagctgattctgctggaggacttcaaggattgtttgactggagacctgaagacgtacctagaggaacagcaggtagagaccttgagtgcagcagccacaatggctgaggaatacatcctgactcataggccatcTGCTAGGTACGTCCCGAAGACCTATTCAAGATATCCAGCCAAACATAAACCGGAAGATAGAACTGCCCCTCGTAGTGCCGCCAAGTCAACCTCGGATAGTCCGCGGAGGTTTAGTCCGAAGAGGGATGTATTGTGTTGGACCTGCGGTAAGAGAGGACATATTGCTGCGAAGTGTCGTAGCAGTTCAGGTAATAATCCCCGTAGGGAAGTCATGCTGATGAACAGTATAGTACCACCGACATCCACCCTAGAGAAGAGGAAAGGATTGTTCGCCCCATATACCTCCCAAGGATATGTAGCCAGTGGCCTTGCAAGTACGCCTGTGGTAATACTTAGAGACAGTGGAGCGGCCCAGTCTCTAATTCTGGAAACATCATTACCCGAAGGTATATCGGCGGATGAGATGCAGAAGGTAATCCTGGGTGGATTCCCTTCCACCTTGTACGTTGCCCCATTGGTACAAGTGCATCTGGACTCTCAGCACTTCAAAGGTGAGTGTCGGTTGGCCGTGGTGGATAGTCTTCCCATAAAGGGGATTGACGTGATATTAGCCAATGACCTAGCCCTAGGATTGTTACCCAACTGTCCCCTGGTAATGGATAATCCAGGACGTGAAAAGACCAGTCCCATCGCAGCAGTGCAAACCAGGTCTCAGGCGCACCTCCATGCACCACTAGATCTAAACACTTTGTTTGACTCTCCTCCTATCCCACAGGTTACAAGTAGCCATACACCAGTCCCGCCCGTCCAGATGCCGGTTCCTGAACACTGGACTCGAGCCCATCTGATAGAGGAACAGAAGAAGGACCCTCAGGTACGGAAGTTGGCCGACACCGTAGACTCTCCTGCGAAAGGAGGGGATCTATATGTGTGGTCAAGTGGTGTACTGTGTCGCCGGCATCCTCCGAAATACCCCCAGTCAAGTGCGGTAGGTGATCAGATAGTCGTCCCAGCCGTGTTCAGATCTAAGCTGTTAGAAACAGCCCATGCTAATAGATTTGCTGGACATGGTGGGATCTCTAAGACTTTCCACCGCCTAGCCAAAGGTTTCTACTGGCCGCATATGAAGGAGGACGTACGTCATTTCTGCAAGACCTGCCATGCCTGCCAAGTGGCCGGAAAAGCAAACCAGCCTGTCCCCAAAGCCCCTTTATACCCCATTCCTTCAATAGGTGAGCCCTTCGAACACCTCATCTTGGATATAGTAGGCCCTCTTCCACCTGCTACCTCAGGGGTGAAGTATTTGCTAACAATActagatcgggttagtaggtacccagaagcgatCCCCCTTAAAACCATCACAGCTAAGGTTTTGGTGAAACAACTGCTCTGGTTCATCTCACGATACGGTCTTCCCAAGACCATTCAGACGGACCAGGGGTCTAATTTCATGTCCCATTTGTTTCGCCAACAGATCGCCGACCTGGGAATCCGACAGGTTACCTCtagtgcctaccatcccgagtcTCAAGGAGCTTTGGAACGTTTTCACCAGACGTTGAAGGGCATGCTTCGGAAGTTTTGCTACGACAGGCAGAGTAAGTGGGTTGAAGAACTGCCCTACCTCCTATATGCGGTAAGATCAGTGCCCAATGAATCCCTAGGAATCTCCCCATTCGAGATGATCTTTGGTCACTCAGTAAGAGGTCCCTTAGAGGTGGCACGAGACCATTGGCTGGACGCAGAAACCAACGAGGATATTGTGGACTGGTTGTCTACCAATAAAGGACGGCTTTTCTCAGCCTGGGAGATGGCTACAGGACCTTAGAAAGTACACAAAGAACTATCAAGAACAGGTATGATAGGAGGACCAAGCAGAGGGAGTTCAAAGTAGGAGATCTGGTTTTAGTATGTACTCCTACAATAACTGGGAGCTTGAGCGCCAGATTCGTAGGTCCCTACCCGGTGTAAAGAAGGTTACTAACCTCAATTACCTTCTTAGAACTCCAGACCGCCGTAAGAAAGAAACTCTGGTTCATGTTAATATGATCCGTCTGAATGGTCTTCCCAAGACCATTCAGACGGACCAGGGGTCTAATTTCATGTCCCATTTGTTTCGCCAACAGATCGACGACCTGGGAATCCGACAGGTTACCTCtagtgcctaccatcccgagtcTCAAGGAGCTTTGGAACGTTTTCACCAGACGTTGAAGGGCATGCTTCGGAAGTTTTGCTACGACAGGCAGAGTAAGTGGGTTGAAGAACTGCCCTACCTCCTATATGCGGTAAGATCAGTGCCCAATGAATCCCTAGGAATCTCCCCATTCGAGATGATCTTTGGTCACTCAGTAAGAGGTCCCTTAGAGGTGGCACGAGACCATTGGCTGGACGCAGAAACCAACGAGGATATTGTGGACTGGTTGTCTACCAATAAAGGACGGCTTTTCTCAGCCTGGGAGATGGCTACAAGGAC is a genomic window containing:
- the LOC138360871 gene encoding uncharacterized protein; translation: MAEEYILTHRPSARYVPKTYSRYPAKHKPEDRTAPRSAAKSTSDSPRRFSPKRDVLCWTCGKRGHIAAKCRSSSGNNPRREVMLMNSIVPPTSTLEKRKGLFAPYTSQGYVASGLASTPVVILRDSGAAQSLILETSLPEGISADEMQKVILGGFPSTLYVAPLVQVHLDSQHFKGECRLAVVDSLPIKGIDVILANDLALGLLPNCPLVMDNPGREKTSPIAAVQTRSQAHLHAPLDLNTLFDSPPIPQVTSSHTPVPPVQMPVPEHWTRAHLIEEQKKDPQVRKLADTVDSPAKGGDLYVWSSGVLCRRHPPKYPQSSAVGDQIVVPAVFRSKLLETAHANRFAGHGGISKTFHRLAKGFYWPHMKEDVRHFCKTCHACQVAGKANQPVPKAPLYPIPSIGEPFEHLILDIVGPLPPATSGVKYLLTILDRVSRYPEAIPLKTITAKVLVKQLLWFISRYGLPKTIQTDQGSNFMSHLFRQQIADLGIRQVTSSAYHPESQGALERFHQTLKGMLRKFCYDRQSKWVEELPYLLYAVRSVPNESLGISPFEMIFGHSVRGPLEVARDHWLDAETNEDIVDWLSTNKGRLFSAWEMATGP